A region from the Citrobacter telavivensis genome encodes:
- the mrdB gene encoding peptidoglycan glycosyltransferase MrdB (rod shape-determining protein RodA), with translation MTDNPNKKTFWDKIHIDPTMLLILLALLVYSSMVIWSASGQDIGMMERKVGQIAMGLVIMVVMAQIPPRVYEGWAPYLYIFCIILLVAVDAFGAISKGAQRWLDLGIVRFQPSEIAKIAVPLMVARFINRDVCPPSLKNTAIALVLIFMPTLLVAAQPDLGTSILVALSGLFVLFLSGLSWRLIGVAVLLVAAFIPILWFFLMHDYQRQRVMMLLDPETDPLGAGYHIIQSKIAIGSGGLSGKGWLHGTQSQLEFLPERHTDFIFAVLAEELGLIGILILLALYILLIMRGLWIAAHAQTTFGRVMAGGLMLILFVYVFVNIGMVSGILPVVGVPLPLVSYGGSALIVLMAGFGIVMSIHTHRKMLSKSV, from the coding sequence ATGACGGATAATCCGAACAAAAAAACATTCTGGGATAAAATCCATATCGATCCCACCATGTTACTGATTTTACTGGCGCTGCTGGTTTACAGCTCAATGGTTATCTGGAGCGCCAGCGGCCAGGACATTGGCATGATGGAACGTAAAGTCGGTCAAATTGCGATGGGTCTGGTGATCATGGTGGTCATGGCGCAGATCCCGCCCCGCGTCTATGAAGGCTGGGCGCCGTATCTCTATATTTTCTGTATTATTCTGCTGGTGGCGGTCGATGCCTTCGGCGCGATCTCCAAAGGCGCACAGCGCTGGCTGGATCTCGGCATCGTACGTTTTCAGCCTTCTGAAATCGCCAAGATTGCGGTTCCTTTGATGGTCGCACGTTTTATCAACCGTGACGTCTGTCCGCCGTCCCTGAAGAACACGGCCATCGCGCTGGTGCTGATTTTTATGCCCACGCTGCTGGTGGCGGCGCAGCCTGACCTTGGAACGTCGATTCTGGTCGCGCTTTCCGGACTGTTCGTGCTGTTCCTCTCTGGCCTGAGCTGGCGTTTGATTGGCGTCGCCGTGCTGCTGGTTGCGGCGTTTATCCCGATCCTGTGGTTCTTTCTGATGCATGATTATCAGCGTCAGAGGGTGATGATGCTGCTTGACCCGGAAACCGATCCGTTGGGTGCCGGTTACCACATCATTCAGTCTAAAATTGCAATTGGTTCCGGCGGTCTGAGCGGCAAGGGGTGGCTACACGGTACCCAGTCACAGCTCGAATTTTTACCCGAGCGCCACACCGACTTTATCTTCGCCGTACTGGCGGAAGAGCTCGGTCTGATCGGGATACTGATCCTGCTGGCGCTGTATATTTTGCTTATTATGCGTGGTCTGTGGATTGCCGCCCACGCGCAAACCACCTTTGGTCGCGTGATGGCCGGTGGCTTAATGTTGATTTTATTCGTTTATGTCTTCGTTAATATTGGTATGGTGAGTGGGATTTTGCCTGTTGTAGGCGTTCCGCTTCCGTTGGTCAGTTACGGAGGCTCAGCACTGATCGTGTTGATGGCCGGGTTCGGGATTGTCATGTCGATCCACACCCACAGAAAAATGTTATCGAAAAGCGTGTAA
- the rlpA gene encoding endolytic peptidoglycan transglycosylase RlpA, with protein MRKQLPGVCVAAGIMLLAACTSDDGQQQNTVAPQPAVCNGPVVEISGADPRFEPLNPTANQDYQRDGKSYKIVQDASRFSQAGFAAIYDAEPGSNLTASGEAFDPMQLTAAHPTLPIPSYARITNLANGRMIVVRINDRGPYGNDRVISLSRAAADRLNTSNNTKVRIDPIIVAQDGSLSGPGMACTTVAKQTYALPSRPDLSGGMGSASSAPQAMQPQGDVRAISNSTLQSEDNAGAPVQSSGFLGAPTTLAAGVLEGSEPTPAPQPAAATPASAPVSAPAATPAATAAPAAASASGSYVVQVGAVSDQGRAQQYQQRLGQQFGVPGRVTQNGAVWRIQLGPFASKAQASALQQRLQSEAQLQSFITGAQ; from the coding sequence ATGCGTAAGCAATTGCCTGGAGTCTGCGTCGCAGCAGGAATTATGCTGCTCGCGGCATGTACGAGTGATGATGGTCAGCAACAGAATACCGTCGCGCCACAGCCAGCGGTATGTAATGGGCCCGTCGTTGAAATCAGCGGGGCCGATCCGCGTTTTGAACCGCTCAACCCGACCGCTAATCAGGATTACCAGCGGGACGGTAAGAGCTATAAGATTGTGCAGGATGCCTCACGCTTTAGTCAGGCAGGATTCGCGGCGATCTACGATGCCGAACCCGGTAGCAATCTGACCGCCTCAGGTGAAGCGTTCGATCCAATGCAGCTCACCGCAGCACATCCGACGTTACCGATCCCGAGCTATGCGCGAATCACTAACCTCGCCAACGGGCGGATGATCGTGGTGCGCATTAACGATCGCGGGCCCTATGGCAACGATCGCGTGATTTCACTGTCACGTGCTGCTGCCGACCGTCTGAACACCTCCAATAACACCAAAGTACGCATCGATCCCATTATTGTTGCGCAGGATGGATCGCTGTCCGGTCCGGGTATGGCCTGTACCACCGTGGCCAAACAGACTTATGCCCTGCCCTCACGTCCGGATCTGAGCGGGGGGATGGGCAGCGCCTCCTCCGCACCGCAAGCGATGCAGCCACAGGGTGACGTTCGCGCCATCAGCAATTCCACGCTGCAAAGTGAAGATAACGCTGGCGCACCCGTTCAGAGCAGCGGCTTCCTCGGTGCACCGACGACCCTGGCCGCAGGCGTACTGGAAGGCAGCGAACCGACGCCAGCACCACAGCCTGCGGCTGCAACTCCCGCTAGCGCGCCAGTCAGTGCACCGGCAGCGACACCCGCCGCGACGGCTGCGCCTGCCGCAGCGTCCGCCAGCGGCAGTTACGTAGTGCAGGTGGGGGCGGTGAGCGATCAGGGGCGCGCCCAGCAGTATCAGCAGCGCTTAGGCCAGCAGTTTGGCGTGCCGGGACGCGTCACGCAGAACGGCGCCGTGTGGCGTATTCAGCTCGGGCCGTTCGCCAGCAAAGCACAAGCCAGTGCGCTACAGCAGCGTTTACAATCTGAAGCCCAATTACAGTCCTTCATTACCGGCGCGCAATAA
- the dacA gene encoding D-alanyl-D-alanine carboxypeptidase DacA, giving the protein MKTTFSARFLQRMALTTALCTAAISGAHADDLNIKTMIPGVPQIDAESYILIDYNSGKVLAEQNADTRRDPASLTKMMTSYVIGQAMKAGKFKETDLVTIGNDAWATGNPVFKGSSLMFLKPGMQVPVSQLIRGINLQSGNDACVAMADFSAGSQDAFVGLMNSYVNALGLKNTHFQTVHGLDADGQYSSARDMALIGQALIRDVPNEYSVYKEKEFTFNGIRQLNRNGLLWDNSLKVDGIKTGHTDKAGYNLVASATEGQMRLISAVMGGRTYKGRETESKKLLTWGFRFFETVNPLKAGKEFASEPSWFGDTDRASLGVDKDVYLTIPRGRMKDLKASYVLNSTELHAPLQKNQVVGTINFQLDGKTIEQRPLVVLQEIPEGNFFSKIIDYIKLMFHHWFG; this is encoded by the coding sequence ATGAAGACCACTTTTTCCGCTCGTTTCCTGCAGCGCATGGCGCTCACCACGGCTCTTTGTACAGCCGCTATTTCAGGCGCGCATGCCGATGACCTGAACATCAAAACCATGATCCCGGGTGTTCCGCAGATCGACGCGGAGTCCTATATCCTCATTGACTATAACTCCGGTAAAGTGCTGGCGGAACAGAACGCCGATACGCGTCGTGACCCGGCCAGTCTGACCAAAATGATGACCAGTTACGTTATCGGTCAGGCAATGAAAGCGGGTAAGTTCAAAGAAACGGATTTGGTCACTATCGGTAATGACGCCTGGGCCACGGGTAATCCGGTCTTTAAAGGTTCATCGCTGATGTTCCTGAAACCTGGCATGCAGGTTCCGGTGTCGCAACTGATTCGCGGGATTAACCTGCAGTCCGGTAACGATGCCTGTGTCGCGATGGCTGACTTTTCTGCCGGCAGCCAGGATGCGTTTGTCGGGCTGATGAACAGTTACGTGAACGCGCTGGGCCTGAAAAACACCCACTTCCAGACGGTTCACGGTCTGGATGCCGACGGTCAGTACAGCTCCGCCCGTGATATGGCGCTGATTGGTCAGGCGTTGATCCGCGACGTTCCTAACGAGTACTCCGTCTACAAAGAAAAAGAGTTCACCTTTAACGGCATCCGTCAGTTGAACCGTAACGGCCTGCTGTGGGACAACAGCCTGAAGGTGGATGGTATCAAGACGGGTCACACTGACAAAGCTGGCTACAACCTCGTTGCTTCGGCGACTGAAGGTCAGATGCGTTTGATCTCAGCGGTCATGGGCGGACGCACCTATAAAGGGCGTGAAACAGAAAGCAAAAAACTGCTGACCTGGGGCTTCCGTTTCTTCGAAACGGTTAATCCGCTGAAAGCAGGCAAAGAATTCGCATCTGAACCGTCCTGGTTTGGTGATACCGATCGCGCCTCCTTAGGGGTCGATAAAGATGTGTATCTGACCATCCCGCGTGGCCGTATGAAAGACCTGAAGGCCAGCTATGTGCTGAACAGCACGGAGTTGCATGCTCCGTTGCAGAAAAATCAGGTGGTCGGTACCATCAACTTCCAGCTTGACGGTAAAACCATTGAGCAGCGTCCTCTGGTCGTACTGCAGGAAATCCCCGAAGGCAACTTCTTCAGCAAAATCATTGATTACATTAAGTTAATGTTCCATCACTGGTTTGGTTAA
- a CDS encoding DUF493 family protein, with translation MKTKLNELLEFPTPFTYKVMGQALPELVEQVVEVVQRHAPGDYSPTVKPSSKGNYHSVSITINATHIEQVETLYEELGNIEIVRMVL, from the coding sequence ATGAAAACCAAACTTAACGAACTGCTTGAATTCCCTACTCCTTTTACTTACAAAGTCATGGGGCAGGCGTTACCTGAGCTGGTTGAACAGGTGGTTGAAGTGGTACAGCGCCATGCGCCAGGTGATTACTCCCCGACGGTAAAACCCAGCAGCAAAGGCAATTACCACTCGGTTTCAATTACCATCAACGCGACCCATATTGAGCAGGTTGAAACCCTGTACGAAGAGCTCGGTAACATCGAAATCGTCCGTATGGTTCTGTAA
- the lipB gene encoding lipoyl(octanoyl) transferase LipB — MSQDKILVRQLGLQPYEPVSQAMHDFTNTRDEHTADEIWLVEHYPVFTQGQAGKAEHVLMPGDIPVIQSDRGGQVTYHGPGQQVMYVLLNLKRRKLGVRELVTLLEQTVVNTLAERDIDAHPRADAPGVYVGEKKICSLGLRIRRGCSFHGLALNVNMDLSPFLRINPCGYAGMEMTKISQWDNEATTDNIRPRLLANILALLNNPPYEYIPA; from the coding sequence TTGTCTCAGGATAAAATACTGGTCCGCCAGCTCGGTCTTCAACCCTACGAACCCGTCTCCCAGGCCATGCACGACTTTACCAACACCCGCGATGAACATACCGCCGATGAAATTTGGCTGGTTGAGCACTACCCTGTTTTCACTCAGGGTCAGGCAGGCAAAGCAGAACATGTTTTAATGCCAGGGGATATCCCGGTCATTCAAAGCGATCGCGGCGGACAGGTGACTTACCACGGACCGGGTCAGCAGGTCATGTATGTGCTGCTGAACCTGAAGCGGCGTAAACTGGGCGTACGGGAACTGGTCACGCTGCTGGAACAGACCGTGGTGAATACCCTGGCAGAACGGGATATTGACGCCCACCCGCGTGCGGATGCCCCTGGCGTTTATGTCGGTGAAAAGAAAATATGTTCTCTCGGTTTGCGCATTCGTCGCGGTTGTTCTTTCCACGGACTGGCATTAAACGTTAATATGGATCTTTCACCTTTCTTACGAATTAATCCATGTGGCTATGCAGGTATGGAAATGACAAAAATATCTCAATGGGATAACGAGGCCACGACAGATAATATCCGACCACGATTATTAGCCAATATTTTAGCGCTGCTAAATAATCCCCCTTACGAATATATCCCTGCTTAA
- a CDS encoding DNA-binding transcriptional regulator: MSEKSKPKGHFYEHRPEDKPQIFRTLRNIDLNLLTIFEAVYVHKGIVNAAKILNLTPSAISQSIQKLRTIFPDPLFIRKGQGVTPTTYATHLHEYISQGLESILGALDLTGSYDKQRTITIGTTPSIGALVMPTIYHAIKTRHPQLHLRNIPVHDAETQLSQFQSDLIIDNHIYSNRAVENHVLFSDKIELVCRQNHPSLTRSPAPEALDGAEHSLLMIEGQSFTLLRQRIQELFPDRQISFSSYNIFTLASLIAHSDLVGIMPARFFTLFNHCWPLQRIPHSSLNQEKIDFSLHYNKLSLRDPVLENVITVIRDAF, encoded by the coding sequence GTGAGTGAGAAAAGTAAGCCGAAAGGACATTTCTATGAACATCGCCCCGAAGATAAGCCGCAAATTTTCAGAACGCTGAGAAATATAGACCTGAACCTGCTGACTATTTTTGAAGCCGTTTATGTTCATAAGGGGATCGTCAATGCTGCGAAAATTCTTAATCTGACACCCTCCGCGATCAGCCAGTCTATTCAAAAATTACGCACAATATTTCCCGACCCTTTGTTTATCCGAAAAGGCCAGGGCGTGACACCCACTACCTATGCCACTCATCTACACGAGTATATTAGCCAGGGGCTGGAGTCCATTCTCGGGGCCCTGGACCTCACCGGCAGCTACGATAAACAACGGACGATTACTATCGGGACCACACCGTCTATCGGCGCGCTGGTGATGCCGACCATTTATCACGCCATCAAAACGCGCCATCCGCAACTGCATCTGCGTAACATCCCCGTTCATGACGCCGAAACGCAACTCAGCCAGTTTCAGAGCGATTTGATTATCGATAACCACATCTACAGCAACCGTGCGGTAGAGAATCATGTTCTGTTTTCTGACAAAATCGAACTGGTCTGTCGTCAGAACCACCCTTCCCTGACGCGCTCCCCGGCCCCTGAGGCCCTCGATGGCGCGGAACATAGCTTGTTAATGATCGAAGGGCAAAGCTTCACGCTCCTGCGCCAGCGTATCCAGGAACTGTTTCCCGACAGGCAAATCAGCTTTAGCAGTTACAACATTTTCACGCTGGCATCGCTCATTGCGCACAGCGATCTGGTGGGTATTATGCCTGCGCGCTTCTTCACGCTGTTCAACCACTGCTGGCCGCTTCAGCGGATCCCTCACTCGTCCCTGAACCAGGAAAAAATCGACTTCTCACTGCATTACAACAAGCTGAGCTTACGCGATCCGGTACTGGAGAATGTCATCACGGTGATCCGCGACGCATTCTGA
- the lipA gene encoding lipoyl synthase: protein MSKPIVMERGVKYRDADKMALIPVKNVATEREALLRKPEWMKIKLPADSTRIQGIKAAMRKNGLHSVCEEASCPNLAECFNHGTATFMILGAICTRRCPFCDVAHGRPVAPDANEPVKLAQTIADMALRYVVITSVDRDDLRDGGAQHFADCITAIREKSPTIKIETLVPDFRGRMDRALEILTATPPDVFNHNLENVPRIYRQVRPGADYNWSLKLLERFKEAHPEIPTKSGLMVGLGETNAEIIEVMRDLRRHGVTMLTLGQYLQPSRHHLPVQRYVSPDEFEEMKAEAMAMGFTHAACGPFVRSSYHADLQAKGMEVK, encoded by the coding sequence ATGAGTAAACCCATTGTGATGGAACGCGGTGTTAAATACCGCGATGCCGATAAGATGGCCCTTATCCCGGTCAAAAATGTGGCTACAGAGCGCGAAGCCCTGCTCCGCAAGCCGGAATGGATGAAAATTAAGCTTCCAGCAGACTCCACTCGTATCCAGGGTATCAAAGCGGCAATGCGTAAGAATGGCCTGCATTCTGTTTGTGAAGAAGCCTCTTGCCCAAACCTTGCGGAGTGTTTCAACCACGGTACCGCCACATTTATGATCCTCGGCGCCATTTGTACCCGTCGTTGCCCGTTCTGCGATGTGGCCCATGGCCGCCCTGTGGCACCGGACGCCAACGAACCGGTTAAGCTGGCGCAAACTATTGCCGATATGGCCCTGCGCTATGTGGTGATCACCTCCGTTGACCGTGATGACCTGCGTGATGGTGGCGCTCAGCACTTTGCCGATTGCATTACCGCTATTCGTGAGAAAAGCCCAACGATTAAGATTGAAACGCTGGTGCCCGACTTCCGTGGCCGTATGGATCGCGCTCTGGAAATTCTGACCGCCACTCCGCCGGACGTTTTCAACCATAACCTTGAAAACGTACCGCGCATTTATCGTCAGGTGCGCCCGGGTGCAGACTATAACTGGTCACTCAAATTACTGGAACGCTTTAAAGAAGCGCATCCGGAGATCCCAACCAAATCTGGTCTGATGGTTGGTCTTGGCGAGACGAATGCCGAAATCATTGAAGTCATGCGTGATTTGCGTCGTCACGGCGTGACCATGTTGACGCTGGGCCAGTATTTGCAGCCAAGTCGTCACCACCTGCCGGTTCAACGCTATGTCAGCCCGGACGAATTTGAAGAGATGAAAGCGGAAGCGATGGCGATGGGCTTTACCCATGCTGCCTGCGGACCGTTCGTCCGTTCGTCTTACCACGCTGACCTGCAGGCAAAAGGGATGGAAGTGAAGTAA
- the tatE gene encoding twin-arginine translocase subunit TatE: MGEISITKLLVVAALVVLLFGTKKLRTLGGDLGTAIKGFKKAMNDEDAGAKKDADGNIQAEKLSHKE, from the coding sequence ATGGGTGAGATTAGTATTACCAAACTGCTGGTGGTGGCTGCACTGGTCGTTCTGCTGTTTGGTACCAAGAAGTTACGTACACTGGGTGGAGACCTGGGCACGGCGATTAAGGGTTTCAAAAAAGCGATGAATGATGAAGATGCGGGCGCGAAAAAAGACGCAGACGGCAACATTCAGGCTGAAAAACTCTCTCATAAAGAGTAA
- a CDS encoding deaminated glutathione amidase, whose product MLVAAGQFAVSPVWEKNADTCVALMSQAAENGASLLVLPEALLARDDSDPDLSVKSAQHLEGDFLKQLLRESASNTMTTILTLHVPSRPGRAVNTLVALRGGKIVASYGKLHLYDAFSIQESRNVDAGNAIAPLLDVEGLRVGLMTCYDLRFPELSMALALQGAEVLVLPAAWVKGALKEHHWSTLLAARALDTTCYMIAAGECGNKNIGQSRIIDPFGVTIAAAAEVPTLVMAEISAQRIRQVRAQLPVLRNRRFVPPQLL is encoded by the coding sequence ATGTTAGTTGCTGCTGGGCAATTTGCCGTCAGTCCTGTGTGGGAAAAGAATGCAGATACCTGCGTCGCACTCATGTCGCAGGCGGCGGAAAACGGCGCATCGTTGCTGGTTCTGCCGGAGGCATTGCTGGCGCGAGACGATTCGGATCCCGACCTGTCGGTGAAATCCGCCCAGCATTTAGAGGGGGATTTCCTGAAACAGCTGCTGCGGGAAAGCGCATCGAATACGATGACCACCATTCTCACACTTCATGTCCCTTCGCGACCCGGTCGTGCGGTGAACACGCTGGTGGCACTGCGCGGGGGGAAAATCGTGGCAAGCTACGGCAAGCTGCATCTTTATGATGCCTTCTCCATTCAGGAGTCCCGTAACGTTGACGCTGGCAACGCCATCGCGCCACTGCTTGACGTTGAGGGGCTCAGGGTAGGGTTGATGACCTGCTATGACCTGCGCTTTCCCGAATTGTCGATGGCGCTTGCGTTGCAGGGCGCGGAAGTCCTGGTGTTGCCGGCAGCCTGGGTCAAAGGGGCGCTGAAGGAACACCACTGGTCAACACTGTTGGCGGCCCGCGCTCTTGATACCACCTGTTATATGATTGCCGCAGGGGAGTGCGGTAACAAAAACATTGGTCAGAGTCGTATCATCGACCCCTTTGGCGTGACAATTGCGGCTGCGGCAGAAGTTCCGACGCTTGTTATGGCGGAGATTTCCGCACAGCGGATCCGCCAGGTGCGGGCACAGTTACCGGTATTACGTAACCGCAGATTTGTGCCACCGCAATTATTATGA
- the crcB gene encoding fluoride efflux transporter CrcB, with protein MLQLLLAVFIGGGTGSVARWMLSMRFNPMHQAIPMGTLTANLLGAFIIGMGLAWFSRMTNIDPMWKVLITTGFCGGLTTFSTFSAEVVFLLQEGRLGWAMLNVLANLLGSFAMTALAFWLFSASSAH; from the coding sequence GTGTTACAACTTCTTTTAGCGGTTTTTATTGGCGGTGGCACAGGAAGTGTAGCGAGATGGATGCTCAGTATGCGGTTTAACCCTATGCATCAGGCGATTCCGATGGGAACCCTGACCGCAAATTTACTTGGCGCGTTCATCATTGGTATGGGTCTGGCATGGTTTAGTCGCATGACCAACATCGATCCCATGTGGAAGGTGCTGATCACAACCGGCTTTTGTGGCGGCCTGACGACATTCTCTACCTTTTCGGCGGAAGTGGTCTTTCTGCTTCAGGAAGGACGACTGGGCTGGGCAATGCTAAATGTGTTGGCCAACCTGTTGGGATCCTTTGCGATGACGGCGTTGGCGTTCTGGCTGTTTTCCGCCTCCAGCGCGCACTAG
- the cspE gene encoding transcription antiterminator/RNA stability regulator CspE — protein sequence MSKIKGNVKWFNESKGFGFITPEDGSKDVFVHFSAIQTNGFKTLAEGQRVEFEITNGAKGPSAANVTAL from the coding sequence ATGTCTAAGATTAAAGGTAACGTTAAGTGGTTTAATGAGTCCAAAGGATTCGGTTTCATTACTCCGGAAGATGGCAGCAAAGATGTGTTCGTACACTTCTCTGCAATCCAGACCAATGGTTTTAAAACTCTGGCTGAAGGTCAGCGTGTAGAGTTCGAAATCACTAACGGTGCCAAAGGCCCTTCTGCTGCAAACGTAACTGCTCTGTAA
- the pagp gene encoding lipid IV(A) palmitoyltransferase PagP, whose protein sequence is MVINVVSAAKKYFLFFSFLFIQLAMLPQAVAEEKGWFNTFTDNVAETWQQPEHYDLYIPAITWHARFAYDKEKTDRYNERPWGGGFGQSRWDEKGNWHGLYIMAFKDSWNKWEPIGGYGWESTWRPLPDDNFHLGLGFTAGVTARDNWNYIPLPVLLPLASIGYGPATFQMTYIPGTYNNGNVYFAWMRFQF, encoded by the coding sequence ATGGTAATAAATGTTGTGAGCGCAGCTAAAAAATATTTTCTCTTTTTTTCATTTCTTTTTATTCAGTTAGCGATGCTGCCGCAGGCGGTGGCGGAAGAAAAAGGGTGGTTTAATACCTTTACCGACAATGTTGCCGAAACCTGGCAGCAGCCTGAGCATTATGATTTGTATATTCCCGCTATTACGTGGCACGCGCGTTTTGCCTATGATAAGGAAAAAACGGACCGCTATAACGAGCGTCCGTGGGGCGGCGGTTTTGGTCAGTCGCGCTGGGATGAAAAGGGAAACTGGCACGGCCTGTACATTATGGCCTTCAAAGATTCCTGGAATAAATGGGAACCGATTGGCGGTTATGGCTGGGAGAGTACCTGGCGACCTCTGCCGGATGACAATTTCCATTTGGGACTCGGTTTTACCGCCGGGGTGACGGCACGTGACAACTGGAACTACATTCCTCTTCCGGTCCTGCTGCCGTTAGCTTCCATTGGCTACGGTCCTGCGACGTTTCAGATGACCTATATCCCTGGTACCTATAACAACGGTAACGTCTACTTTGCGTGGATGCGTTTTCAGTTCTGA
- the dcuC gene encoding anaerobic C4-dicarboxylate transporter DcuC, translating into MLTFIELLIGVVVIVGVARYIIKGYSATGVLFVGGLALLIISALMGHKVLPSSETSTGYSATDIVEYVKILLMSRGGDLGMMIMMLCGFAAYMTHIGANDMVVKLASKPLQYINSPYLLMIAAYFVACLMSLAVSSATGLGVLLMATLFPIMVNVGISRGAAAAICASPAAIILSPTSGDVVLAAKAAEMPLIDFAFKTTLPISIAAIIGMAIAHYFWQRYLDKKENAAHEMLDVNEITTTAPAFYAILPFTPIIGVLIFDGKWGPQLHIITILVLCMLIAAVLEFVRGFNTQKVYSGLEVAYRGMADAFANVVMLLVAAGVFAQGLSTIGFIQSLISIATSFGSASIILMLVLVILTMLAAMTTGSGNAPFYAFVEMIPKLAQSSGINPAYLSIPMLQASNLGRTISPVSGVVVAVAGMAKISPFEVVKRTSVPVMVGLLIVIIATEVMVPGSSSAVTGG; encoded by the coding sequence ATGTTGACTTTTATCGAACTCCTTATTGGAGTTGTGGTTATTGTGGGTGTAGCGCGCTACATCATTAAAGGGTATTCGGCTACCGGCGTGCTCTTTGTTGGCGGTCTGGCGCTGCTGATTATCAGCGCCCTGATGGGCCATAAAGTGCTGCCCTCCAGCGAAACGTCTACGGGCTATTCCGCAACGGATATCGTTGAGTACGTCAAAATCCTGCTGATGAGCCGTGGTGGCGATCTCGGTATGATGATCATGATGCTCTGCGGTTTTGCCGCCTACATGACCCACATCGGCGCGAACGATATGGTCGTGAAACTGGCTTCTAAGCCGTTGCAGTACATCAATTCACCTTATCTGCTAATGATTGCCGCCTATTTTGTCGCCTGTCTGATGTCCCTGGCTGTCTCTTCCGCCACCGGGCTCGGCGTGTTGTTGATGGCAACGCTTTTCCCGATCATGGTTAACGTGGGAATTAGCCGGGGGGCCGCTGCGGCCATCTGTGCCTCGCCTGCGGCGATTATCCTTTCCCCCACCTCCGGTGATGTGGTGCTGGCTGCAAAAGCGGCCGAAATGCCGCTGATCGATTTTGCCTTTAAAACCACGCTGCCGATTTCCATTGCGGCGATTATCGGGATGGCGATTGCGCACTATTTCTGGCAGCGCTATCTGGATAAAAAAGAGAATGCTGCCCATGAAATGCTCGACGTGAATGAAATCACCACCACGGCACCGGCGTTCTACGCCATTCTGCCGTTTACGCCGATTATCGGGGTGCTGATTTTTGACGGCAAGTGGGGGCCACAACTGCACATCATTACGATTCTGGTGCTCTGCATGCTTATCGCTGCGGTACTGGAATTCGTCCGGGGTTTCAACACTCAGAAAGTGTATTCAGGACTCGAAGTGGCGTATCGCGGCATGGCCGACGCTTTTGCAAACGTGGTAATGCTGTTAGTCGCGGCAGGCGTGTTCGCGCAGGGTCTGAGCACGATTGGCTTCATCCAGAGTCTGATCTCCATCGCCACCTCATTTGGATCGGCGAGCATCATCCTGATGCTGGTACTGGTGATTCTGACTATGCTGGCAGCAATGACTACCGGCTCCGGTAACGCGCCGTTCTATGCCTTCGTTGAAATGATTCCTAAGCTGGCGCAATCATCGGGCATCAACCCGGCGTACCTGTCGATTCCAATGCTGCAGGCGTCCAACCTGGGCCGTACGATCTCCCCGGTCTCCGGCGTGGTCGTGGCGGTGGCGGGGATGGCAAAAATCTCGCCGTTCGAAGTGGTAAAACGCACATCCGTACCGGTCATGGTCGGGCTGTTGATCGTTATCATCGCGACTGAAGTGATGGTTCCAGGTTCATCTTCCGCGGTGACGGGAGGCTGA